The Apium graveolens cultivar Ventura chromosome 6, ASM990537v1, whole genome shotgun sequence genome contains a region encoding:
- the LOC141664503 gene encoding putative mitochondrial protein AtMg00310, giving the protein MERGLLKVGGTKVCWSDICLPKDEGGLGLRNPEERNYYQILLHLYRVVNKDRSLWVSWVYTTHLKFNKFWVMEEPTDCSWIWRKVLKLRPIALQFLQYNLGDGRTTSIWFDSW; this is encoded by the coding sequence ATGGAAAGGGGACTACTCAAAGTTGGAGGAACCAAAGTTTGCTGGAGTGACATTTGCCTCCCGAAGGATGAAGGAGGTTTAGGGCTCCGTAACCCTGAGGAGCGGAACTATTATCAAATTCTCTTACACTTGTATAGAGTAGTAAACAAGGATCGTTCTCTTTGGGTTTCTTGGGTGTACACGACTCATCTCAAATTTAACAAATTTTGGGTCATGGAGGAACCGACTGATTGTTCATGGATTTGGAGGAAAGTGCTGAAACTAAGGCCTATTGCTCTTCAGTTTCTTCAGTATAATCTAGGGGATGGAAGAACCACTTCTATATGGTTTGATTCATGGTGA
- the LOC141667665 gene encoding putative carboxylesterase 16, with translation MPSLTVKLYSVIFKFLFNRRLQTLLHQSKNPVKNSYGVVSRTDEPIAAANPLFSDGVATKDIHIDPLTSLSVRIFLPETALSLTNKKVNAFPAEKKVGYGGYLPPAGENARKLPVILQFHGGGFVSGSNDSVANDLFCRRIAKMCDAIVVAVGYRLAPENRFPAAFDDGVKVLNWLGKQANLAECRKLLGKSYSVHHSWEIVDNFGASMVEPWLAAHADPSRCVLLGVSSGANIANYVARKAVEAGKLLDPVRVVAQVLMYPFFIGSVPTHSEIKLANSYIYDKAMAVQAWKLFLPEEDFDLDHPAANPLNVIPGRGTPSKYVPPTLTVVAEHDWMRDRAIFYSEELRKINVDAPVLDYHNAVHEFATLDVLLKTPQAEACAEDIAIWVKKYISLRGHEFSY, from the exons atGCCAAGCTTAACAGTAAAGCTCTACAGTGTAATCTTCAAGTTCTTATTTAACCGACGATTACAAACCCTTTTACACCAATCCAAAAACCCAGTTAAAAACTCATACGGCGTCGTTTCAAGAACCGACGAACCCATCGCCGCCGCCAACCCCCTTTTCTCCGACGGAGTTGCAACCAAAGACATTCATATCGACCCTCTCACTTCCCTTTCTGTACGTATATTTCTCCCTGAGACAGCCTTATCTTTGACCAACAAAAAAGTCAATGCTTTTCCGGCAGAAAAGAAGGTGGGTTACGGCGGGTACTTGCCGCCGGCGGGAGAAAATGCCCGGAAGTTGCCGGTGATTTTGCAGTTTCACGGCGGTGGGTTTGTGAGTGGGAGTAATGATTCGGTAGCAAATGATTTGTTTTGTAGGCGAATTGCGAAAATGTGTGATGCTATAGTTGTGGCAGTTGGGTATAGGTTAGCGCCGGAAAATAGATTTCCGGCGGCTTTTGATGATGGGGTTAAGGTGTTGAATTGGTTAGGGAAGCAAGCGAATTTAGCGGAGTGTAGGAAGTTACTTGGGAAGAGTTATAGTGTTCATCATAGTTGGGAAATTGTCGATAATTTCGGAGCTTCTATGGTTGAGCCTTGGTTAGCTGCTCATGCTGATCCTTCTAG GTGTGTTCTCCTTGGAGTTAGCTCCGGTGCCAATATTGCAAACTATGTAGCGCGTAAAGCTGTTGAGGCAGGCAAACTTTTAGATCCTGTTCGAGTGGTAGCTCAAGTTCTCATGTACCCTTTCTTCATTGGAAGCGTTCCCACACATTCTGAGATTAAATTAGCAAACTCTTACATTTACGATAAAGCTATGGCTGTTCAGGCATGGAAACTGTTTTTACCCGAGGAAGATTTTGATCTTGATCACCCAGCTGCCAACCCTTTAAATGTCATTCCTGGAAGAGGCACCCCTTCGAAGTATGTACCACCAACATTAACCGTTGTTGCAGAACATGACTGGATGAGGGATCGAGCCATCTTTTACTCAGAGGAGCTTCGGAAAATCAATGTTGACGCTCCAGTTCTCGACTACCATAATGCTGTGCATGAGTTTGCAACCCTTGATGTGCTCCTCAAAACACCTCAGGCTGAGGCATGTGCTGAGGACATTGCCATATGGGTCAAAAAGTATATATCACTCAGAGGCCATGAGTTCTCATATTGA
- the LOC141664504 gene encoding protein FAR1-RELATED SEQUENCE 5-like — protein sequence MNDDDFCREEKMNISDDDVDDDDGDDDMSFDKKSYDFSKSNTNSVVPCVGIFFNTLDEAENFYRDYGRSVRFEIIIRSTHRHSRGNGISSRLYICRKGGRLGSSTKLDVDYERKEKRRIKDVIPRTNCSARMCVTHRVKNDKWEVTLVKLEHDHDMVTSDKGGVEKLGFSNQDVRNVIRDIRRRVFDSDDAGSGMALLRQLKEKSFGNFFYRVDLDEENRVRGLVWVDHRSLNAYTNFGDVVSFDSTYRTNRYCMPFIPITGVNHHYQNILFGFALMRDEMEISYKWVLKTWLEAVGNKPPLTIITDPDLALGNAIAEIFPDTKHILCSWHISNKFPEKLSALYTQYPEFKGDLNDYLYKSLSPTEFVGKWEVLVDKYGLEDHVWLNDMYAIKDK from the exons ATGAATGATGATGATTTTTGTAGAGAAGAGAAAATGAATATAAgtgatgatgatgttgatgatgatGATGGAGATGATGATATGAGTTTTGACAAAAAAAGTTAcgatttttcaaaatcaaatacGAATAGTGTTGTGCCTTGCGTTGGTATATTTTTTAACACTTTGGATGAAGCCGAaaatttttatagagattatggTAGAAGTGTTAGATTTGAGATTATTATTAGGAGTACTCATAGACATTCACGGGGTAATGGTATCTCCTCTCGTTTGTATATTTGTCGTAAGGGTGGAAGACTAGGTTCTAGTACGAAATTGGATGTTGATTATGAAAGAAAGGAAAAAAGAAGGATTAAAGATGTAATTCCGAGAACAAATTGTAGTGCTCGAATGTGTGTCACTCATAGAGTTAAAAATGATAAATGGGAAGTAACTTTGGTTAAATTAGAGCATGATCATGATATGGTAACCTCGGATAAA GGTGGTGTGGAAAAACTTGGATTTTCTAATCAAGATGTTCGTAACGTAATTCGTGATATTCGACGACGGGTGTTCGATTCCGATGATGCGGGGAGTGGGATGGCCTTGCTACGACAATTGAAAGAAAAAAGTTTTGGAAACTTTTTCTATCGAGTTGATTTGGATGAAGAAAATAGAGTTAGAGGTTTGGTTTGGGTTGATCATCGATCATTGAATGCATACACGAATTTTGGAGATGTTGTTTCATTTGACTCCACATATAGGACCAATAGGTATTGTATGCCGTTTATACCAATAACCGGGGTCAATCACCATTATCAAAATATCTTGTTCGGGTTTGCACTCATGCGAGATGAGATGGAGATTTCATATAAATGGGTTTTGAAGACATGGTTGGAAGCCGTCGGAAACAAACCTCCCCTCACTATTATTACGGATCCAGATTTAGCATTGGGAAATGCTATTGCCGAGATTTTTCCGGATACCAAGCACATATTATGTTCGTGGCACATAAGTAATAAATTTCCCGAAAAATTGTCGGCTTTGTACACACAATATCCAGaatttaaaggggatttaaatgaTTATTTGTACAAGTCGTTGTCACCCACGGAATTTGTTGGTAAGTGGGAGGTTTTGGTTGATAAGTATGGACTCGAGGATCATGTTTGGCTAAACGATATGTATGCCATAAAAGATAAATAG